A genome region from Panicum virgatum strain AP13 chromosome 4K, P.virgatum_v5, whole genome shotgun sequence includes the following:
- the LOC120703711 gene encoding GDSL esterase/lipase At5g55050-like isoform X2: protein MIMAFKLAMEGFIVLCLVISSMDVLGAIASGVLQPPPIYVLGDSTLDVGNNNFLPGPSVPRAKMYYGIDSPGVPAGRYSNGFNVADFIAKSMGFLSSPPPYLMLAPSTGLLVSTALETGVNYASGGSGILDVTNAWQQIIPLSKQVQYFNDTRAKMVAAVGSAAADALLARSAAQQPSDAAAFLAYLISNYSATITELYAMGARKFAIVNAALIGCTPAARVVSQPLGACAEGVNLLAAGFNVALRSLLATDLAPRLPGLVYSLADSFVLMKDFFADPPAWGFTNIASACCGDGFLLAQSACMPTSKVCPTRYERDQHIFWDPFHFSQRASFLTAQAFYDGPSKYTTPINFMQLAQSI from the exons ATGATCATGGCCTTCAAGTTGGCCATGGAGGGCTTTATTGTGCTGTGCCTTGTGATATCGTCCATGGATGTCCTCGGCGCCATCGCCTCCGGCGTCCTGCAGCCACCACCGATATATGTGTTGGGTGACTCGACATTAGACGTTGGAAACAACAACTTCCTACCAGGACCATCCGTTCCCAGAGCCAAAATGTACTACGGCATCGACTCCCCAGGCGTTCCTGCCGGAAGGTACAGCAACGGCTTCAACGTCGCTGACTTCATCG CAAAGAGCATGGGATTCTTGAGTAGCCCTCCGCCTTATCTGATGCTGGCGCCAAGCACAGGCCTTCTGGTCTCCACCGCTCTCGAAACTGGTGTGAACTATGCTTCCGGAGGATCTGGCATCCTTGACGTCACT AACGCCTGGCAACAGATCATCCCGCTGTCGAAGCAGGTGCAGTATTTCAATGACACCAGGGCTAAGATGGTCGCCGCCGTGGGCTCTGCTGCGGCGGACGCCCTGCTCGCCAG GTCGGCTGCGCAACAGCCCAGTGACGCGGCTGCGTTCTTGGCATACCTCATCTCAAACTACTCGGCCACCATCACG GAGCTGTACGCCATGGGCGCAAGGAAGTTTGCCATCGTCAACGCGGCGCTCATCGggtgcacgccggcggcgcgggtagTGTCCCAACCGTTGGGAGCGTGCGCCGAGGGCGTGaacctgctcgccgccggcttcAACGTCGCACTCCGGTCGCTGCTCGCCACCGACCTCGCCCCAAGGCTGCCGGGCCTCGTATACTCCCTCGCCGACTCCTTCGTCCTCATGAAGGACTTCTTCGCCGACCCACCGGCGTGGGGGTTCACCAACATCGCCAGCGCGTGCTGCGGCGATGGCTTCCTGCTCGCGCAGTCAGCCTGCATGCCCACCTCCAAGGTCTGCCCCACCAGATACGAGCGTGACCAGCACATCTTCTGGGATCCCTTCCACTTTTCCCAGCGGGCCTCTTTCCTCACGGCCCAAGCATTCTACGATGGGCCGTCCAAATACACCACGCCCATCAACTTCATGCAGCTGGCACAGTCCATTTAA
- the LOC120703711 gene encoding GDSL esterase/lipase At5g55050-like isoform X1: MIMAFKLAMEGFIVLCLVISSMDVLGAIASGVLQPPPIYVLGDSTLDVGNNNFLPGPSVPRAKMYYGIDSPGVPAGRYSNGFNVADFIAKSMGFLSSPPPYLMLAPSTGLLVSTALETGVNYASGGSGILDVTNAWQQIIPLSKQVQYFNDTRAKMVAAVGSAAADALLARSVFLISVANNDLSGFTIWELMQNRSAAQQPSDAAAFLAYLISNYSATITELYAMGARKFAIVNAALIGCTPAARVVSQPLGACAEGVNLLAAGFNVALRSLLATDLAPRLPGLVYSLADSFVLMKDFFADPPAWGFTNIASACCGDGFLLAQSACMPTSKVCPTRYERDQHIFWDPFHFSQRASFLTAQAFYDGPSKYTTPINFMQLAQSI; this comes from the exons ATGATCATGGCCTTCAAGTTGGCCATGGAGGGCTTTATTGTGCTGTGCCTTGTGATATCGTCCATGGATGTCCTCGGCGCCATCGCCTCCGGCGTCCTGCAGCCACCACCGATATATGTGTTGGGTGACTCGACATTAGACGTTGGAAACAACAACTTCCTACCAGGACCATCCGTTCCCAGAGCCAAAATGTACTACGGCATCGACTCCCCAGGCGTTCCTGCCGGAAGGTACAGCAACGGCTTCAACGTCGCTGACTTCATCG CAAAGAGCATGGGATTCTTGAGTAGCCCTCCGCCTTATCTGATGCTGGCGCCAAGCACAGGCCTTCTGGTCTCCACCGCTCTCGAAACTGGTGTGAACTATGCTTCCGGAGGATCTGGCATCCTTGACGTCACT AACGCCTGGCAACAGATCATCCCGCTGTCGAAGCAGGTGCAGTATTTCAATGACACCAGGGCTAAGATGGTCGCCGCCGTGGGCTCTGCTGCGGCGGACGCCCTGCTCGCCAGGTCCGTGTTCCTCATCAGCGTCGCTAACAACGACCTCTCCGGGTTCACCATTTGGGAGCTGATGCAGAATAGGTCGGCTGCGCAACAGCCCAGTGACGCGGCTGCGTTCTTGGCATACCTCATCTCAAACTACTCGGCCACCATCACG GAGCTGTACGCCATGGGCGCAAGGAAGTTTGCCATCGTCAACGCGGCGCTCATCGggtgcacgccggcggcgcgggtagTGTCCCAACCGTTGGGAGCGTGCGCCGAGGGCGTGaacctgctcgccgccggcttcAACGTCGCACTCCGGTCGCTGCTCGCCACCGACCTCGCCCCAAGGCTGCCGGGCCTCGTATACTCCCTCGCCGACTCCTTCGTCCTCATGAAGGACTTCTTCGCCGACCCACCGGCGTGGGGGTTCACCAACATCGCCAGCGCGTGCTGCGGCGATGGCTTCCTGCTCGCGCAGTCAGCCTGCATGCCCACCTCCAAGGTCTGCCCCACCAGATACGAGCGTGACCAGCACATCTTCTGGGATCCCTTCCACTTTTCCCAGCGGGCCTCTTTCCTCACGGCCCAAGCATTCTACGATGGGCCGTCCAAATACACCACGCCCATCAACTTCATGCAGCTGGCACAGTCCATTTAA